A stretch of Natronobacterium texcoconense DNA encodes these proteins:
- a CDS encoding RNA-guided endonuclease InsQ/TnpB family protein, whose product MTVVRNLEIKLDVADEDYPVLDETFEQFQQAAQHAADYGWSDDPTQIIDSKNKLHDATYSDVREQTELTANHVQAARSLAANALSNCKDRLLEDEKNASKPEFRGTVVVYDGRTITYNDDHCTLSTVDSRVSAEYIIPDDTRGTPFEEYWGHSKWGCGEATLHKRDGTYYLHVSMKKEREKDEASATEYGAVLGVDLNVDGYLAVTSTGAFLGNTDYLNHKRKEYERRRGKLQQTGTRSAHLTLKSIGDRFSNWSEDYLHRVALALVLEARRHECDAIAFENLKHIRERISSASKFQQWAFNKLQSLVEYKAEEYGILVDDVKPQYTSQRCSHSECGFTHEDNRDGDEFECLNCGKELHADYNAARNIAWRLVQHWLKSGAGRADCQVALKSGTVNANGEFSPTTGSSGQSGSPLTSPPL is encoded by the coding sequence ATGACGGTCGTCAGGAACCTCGAAATCAAGCTCGACGTTGCCGACGAGGACTACCCTGTCCTCGATGAGACGTTCGAGCAATTCCAGCAAGCCGCACAACACGCCGCGGACTACGGCTGGTCTGACGACCCAACCCAGATAATCGACAGCAAAAACAAACTCCACGACGCCACATACTCCGACGTACGCGAGCAAACAGAGCTCACTGCAAACCACGTCCAAGCGGCTCGCAGCCTCGCTGCGAACGCACTTAGTAACTGCAAAGACCGTCTCCTTGAAGACGAAAAGAACGCCAGCAAACCCGAGTTCCGCGGCACTGTCGTCGTCTACGACGGTCGGACTATCACGTACAACGACGACCACTGCACGCTGTCTACCGTGGATAGTCGTGTCTCCGCTGAATACATCATTCCAGATGACACGCGTGGTACTCCGTTCGAGGAATACTGGGGGCATTCAAAGTGGGGATGCGGTGAGGCCACGCTACACAAGCGTGACGGCACGTACTACTTGCACGTGTCGATGAAAAAGGAACGCGAGAAAGACGAGGCGTCTGCGACCGAGTACGGAGCGGTACTCGGCGTAGACCTCAACGTTGACGGCTACCTCGCTGTCACCTCAACAGGCGCGTTCCTCGGCAACACAGACTACCTCAACCACAAGCGCAAGGAGTACGAACGTCGTCGTGGAAAATTGCAACAGACAGGTACTCGAAGTGCCCACTTGACGCTGAAATCCATCGGCGACCGCTTCTCGAATTGGAGCGAGGACTACTTGCATCGCGTCGCACTTGCACTGGTTCTTGAAGCCCGGCGGCACGAGTGTGACGCGATAGCGTTCGAGAACTTGAAACATATTCGGGAGCGTATCTCGAGCGCGTCCAAGTTCCAGCAGTGGGCGTTCAACAAGCTCCAATCTCTCGTCGAGTACAAGGCCGAAGAGTACGGTATCCTCGTAGACGACGTGAAGCCACAATACACGTCGCAGCGATGCAGTCACTCAGAGTGTGGCTTTACGCACGAGGATAACCGTGATGGAGACGAGTTCGAGTGTTTGAATTGTGGGAAGGAACTCCACGCGGATTACAATGCTGCTCGGAATATTGCGTGGCGGCTTGTCCAGCATTGGCTCAAGTCTGGTGCTGGACGGGCGGACTGTCAGGTCGCCCTGAAGTCAGGGACGGTGAACGCGAACGGCGAGTTTTCGCCTACCACGGGTTCTAGTGGTCAGAGCGGGAGTCCACTGACAAGCCCACCGCTTTAG
- a CDS encoding type IV pilin, giving the protein MFGTSNRRQFGTGEERAVSPVIGVILMVAITVILAAVIATFVLGVGDDIQQSPQAGVSIDDSNQSAVDVSVTSLGNADGVVVVEASTGEYENEDHILNSTGMSYTFDSDKSEVSGGSYTVIAYFGDDPDDPDTPVDDQVTGAASIDSFEVEE; this is encoded by the coding sequence ATGTTCGGTACATCAAATCGACGACAGTTCGGAACTGGAGAAGAGCGCGCAGTATCGCCCGTCATCGGAGTCATCCTGATGGTCGCGATTACCGTGATTCTGGCAGCCGTCATCGCAACCTTCGTCCTCGGCGTCGGCGACGACATTCAGCAGAGTCCGCAGGCCGGCGTCTCGATCGACGACAGCAACCAGAGTGCGGTCGACGTCTCCGTGACGTCGCTCGGAAACGCTGACGGCGTCGTCGTCGTCGAGGCGAGTACGGGTGAGTACGAGAACGAGGACCATATCCTCAATTCGACTGGAATGTCCTACACGTTCGACAGCGACAAGAGCGAAGTCAGCGGCGGAAGCTACACCGTTATAGCGTATTTCGGTGACGACCCCGACGATCCCGATACGCCAGTCGACGATCAGGTTACCGGGGCAGCCTCGATCGATAGCTTCGAAGTCGAAGAGTAA
- a CDS encoding winged helix-turn-helix domain-containing protein: protein MSLGFSSSDESPDIAAVVGALDDDACRKIVGVLEEPLTVDELADRTGLPLSTTYRKLDRLTEANLVTETVGVRQGSHHKSRYIADFDDISIALDDDRSFDVDVGRSSSRSADIWSETRRTF from the coding sequence ATGTCACTGGGTTTCTCGTCGTCCGACGAATCCCCCGATATCGCCGCGGTCGTCGGGGCACTGGACGACGACGCCTGCCGAAAAATCGTCGGCGTCCTCGAGGAACCGCTGACGGTCGACGAACTCGCCGACCGGACGGGCCTCCCGCTGTCGACGACCTACCGGAAACTCGACCGACTGACGGAGGCGAACCTCGTCACTGAGACCGTCGGCGTTCGACAGGGCAGCCACCACAAATCCCGGTATATCGCCGACTTCGACGATATCTCGATCGCGCTCGACGACGACCGATCGTTCGACGTCGACGTCGGCCGCTCGAGTAGCCGGTCCGCCGATATCTGGTCCGAGACGCGGCGGACGTTTTAG
- a CDS encoding cob(I)yrinic acid a,c-diamide adenosyltransferase — MYRRVDGPTMSDERTSDGTVENTPGQGRTPESEPIEPKAPEEFGLVQVWWGDGKGKTTATLGMGMRAAGHGHRVHVLQFMKGGASSVEAVRGEYNAIAALPGMSYENLGHYGWHGMADGSEDESHEEQAQAGLERARELLAAASEADLESALPLDGVPEDGVHMLILDEVLYAADRDLISEDDVLELIDSKPDGLELVLSGSHAEPTYLQEHADLITNVRKQKHPIEDGQRARRGTEF; from the coding sequence ATATATCGTCGGGTCGACGGCCCGACTATGAGCGACGAGCGTACGTCCGACGGGACGGTCGAGAACACGCCAGGACAGGGACGAACACCCGAATCCGAACCGATCGAGCCGAAAGCACCCGAGGAGTTCGGCCTCGTTCAGGTCTGGTGGGGCGACGGCAAGGGGAAGACGACCGCCACGCTCGGGATGGGGATGCGCGCGGCTGGGCACGGCCACCGCGTCCACGTCCTCCAGTTCATGAAAGGCGGAGCCTCGAGCGTCGAGGCCGTCCGCGGCGAGTACAACGCTATCGCCGCCTTGCCGGGGATGAGCTACGAGAACCTCGGGCACTACGGCTGGCACGGGATGGCCGACGGTAGCGAGGACGAAAGCCACGAAGAACAGGCCCAGGCCGGTCTCGAGCGCGCCCGCGAGTTGCTCGCGGCCGCCTCGGAAGCCGACCTCGAGTCGGCGCTTCCGCTCGACGGGGTGCCCGAGGACGGCGTCCACATGCTGATCCTCGACGAGGTGCTCTACGCCGCGGATCGGGACCTGATCAGCGAGGACGACGTCCTCGAGTTGATCGATTCGAAACCCGACGGCCTCGAACTCGTGTTGTCGGGAAGTCACGCGGAGCCGACGTACCTGCAGGAGCACGCGGACCTGATCACGAACGTTCGCAAGCAAAAGCATCCGATCGAGGACGGCCAGCGCGCGCGACGCGGGACCGAGTTTTA